In Onthophagus taurus isolate NC chromosome 6, IU_Otau_3.0, whole genome shotgun sequence, a genomic segment contains:
- the LOC111415011 gene encoding odorant receptor Or2-like isoform X2 encodes MTSFIRKIIKAFKDPALPENYFRLEIYNLRAFGLEMLKEESWLYTIYSRITLLFLVYSFTAGESLEVYLNWGGLNALVDVVSYLFTHIGGAVKVTLLFYNRKKFGAMIRKFHAIPFAPNPTRGGNVEAEFIRKVIKITDIQFGVYMTFVSATLFIGGIRCSWSILFKTRNEWVVPFSPITILKHAGSPYFELGSLYQYVCVTLFAVIIVTVDVLLCCIMAQLSVQFKILRNAFENMRNRAKEMANIGPNPKNEEECMRIILGEYIHHHCAVFQLAAELEDLINVIVLGATGVDTILLCFLLYQCARYPIGSVTFLQNFFYYWIIVTQVSMYCYWGNEITSEAEELATAAGNVNWPGTSLSVPRGLVLVIARSQKPLFMTIGKFFPLSLTTLMSLLKGSFSYFTVMRQTNNMEQE; translated from the exons ATGACGTCGTTTATTCGAAAAATCATAAAAGCGTTTAAAGACCCAGCTCTTCCTGAAAATTATTTCAGGCttgaa atttataatttaagagCTTTCGGGCTGGAAATGTTAAAAGAGGAATCGTGGTTATACACAATTTACTCAAGAATAACCCTTTTATTTCTGGTTTATTCTTTCACGGCCGGGGAATCTTTGGAAGTTTATTTGAATTGGGGAGGATTAAATGCGCTGGTTGATGTTGTATCTTACCTGTTTACTCATATTGGGG gcGCGGTAAAAGTAACGCTTCTATTTTataatcgaaaaaaatttggtgCAATGATTAGAAAGTTTCACGCGATACCTTTCGCTCCAAACCCAACAAGAGGAGGCAACGTCGAAGCAGAATTCAtaagaaaagttattaaaataaccgATATACAATTCGGTGTTTATATGACGTTTGTTTCTGCAACCCTATTCATCGGAGGAATCAGATGTAGTTGGtcgatattatttaaaacccGTAATGAATGGGTGGTCCCATTCTCACCTATAACAATTCTTAAACACGCCGGTTCCCCGTATTTCGAACTCGGAAGTTTATATCAATACGTTTGCGTCACTTTATTTGCAGTTATTATCGTTACGGTGGACGTCTTGCTTTGTTGTATCATGGCACAATTAAGcgttcaatttaaaattcttagaaacGCTTTCGA gaATATGAGGAATCGAGCTAAAGAAATGGCAAATATAGGTCCAAATCCAAAAAACGAAGAAGAATGTATGCGAATTATTTTAGGCGAATACATTCACCATCATTGCGCTGTATTTCAATTAGCCGCCGAATTAGAAGATCTTATTAATGTAATCGTTTTGGGGGCCACCGGAGTTGATACCattcttttatgttttcttttgtatcaaTGCGCTAGA TATCCTATTGGAAGCGTTACTTTcctacaaaattttttttactattggATCATTGTCACTCAAGTTAGCATGTATTGTTATTGGGGAAACGAAATTACCAGTGAAGCGGAAGAATTGGCTACAGCCGCAGGAAACGTTAATTGGCCCGGGACCTCACTTTCTGTACCGAGAGGTTTAGTTTTGGTTATTGCAAGAAGTCAAAAACCGTTGTTTATGACCATTGGAAAGTTTTTTCCTTTATCTTTAACCACATTAATGAGT ttactCAAAGGTTCTTTTTCCTATTTTACAGTGATGAGACAAACTAACAATATGGAACAAGAATAA
- the LOC111415011 gene encoding odorant receptor 82a-like isoform X3, protein MTSFIRKIIKAFKDPALPENYFRLEIYNLRAFGLEMLKEESWLYTIYSRITLLFLVYSFTAGESLEVYLNWGGLNALVDVVSYLFTHIGGAVKVTLLFYNRKKFGAMIRKFHAIPFAPNPTRGGNVEAEFIRKVIKITDIQFGVYMTFVSATLFIGGIRCSWSILFKTRNEWVVPFSPITILKHAGSPYFELGSLYQYVCVTLFAVIIVTVDVLLCCIMAQLSVQFKILRNAFEYIPLTIINNVINLNYFRNMRNRAKEMANIGPNPKNEEECMRIILGEYIHHHCAVFQLAAELEDLINVIVLGATGVDTILLCFLLYQCARYPIGSVTFLQNFFYYWIIVTQVSMYCYWGNEITSEAEELATAAGNVNWPGTSLSVPRGLVLVIARSQKPLFMTIGKFFPLSLTTLMSVT, encoded by the exons ATGACGTCGTTTATTCGAAAAATCATAAAAGCGTTTAAAGACCCAGCTCTTCCTGAAAATTATTTCAGGCttgaa atttataatttaagagCTTTCGGGCTGGAAATGTTAAAAGAGGAATCGTGGTTATACACAATTTACTCAAGAATAACCCTTTTATTTCTGGTTTATTCTTTCACGGCCGGGGAATCTTTGGAAGTTTATTTGAATTGGGGAGGATTAAATGCGCTGGTTGATGTTGTATCTTACCTGTTTACTCATATTGGGG gcGCGGTAAAAGTAACGCTTCTATTTTataatcgaaaaaaatttggtgCAATGATTAGAAAGTTTCACGCGATACCTTTCGCTCCAAACCCAACAAGAGGAGGCAACGTCGAAGCAGAATTCAtaagaaaagttattaaaataaccgATATACAATTCGGTGTTTATATGACGTTTGTTTCTGCAACCCTATTCATCGGAGGAATCAGATGTAGTTGGtcgatattatttaaaacccGTAATGAATGGGTGGTCCCATTCTCACCTATAACAATTCTTAAACACGCCGGTTCCCCGTATTTCGAACTCGGAAGTTTATATCAATACGTTTGCGTCACTTTATTTGCAGTTATTATCGTTACGGTGGACGTCTTGCTTTGTTGTATCATGGCACAATTAAGcgttcaatttaaaattcttagaaacGCTTTCGAGTATATCCCATTAACGATTATTAATAAcgttataaatttgaattattttaggaATATGAGGAATCGAGCTAAAGAAATGGCAAATATAGGTCCAAATCCAAAAAACGAAGAAGAATGTATGCGAATTATTTTAGGCGAATACATTCACCATCATTGCGCTGTATTTCAATTAGCCGCCGAATTAGAAGATCTTATTAATGTAATCGTTTTGGGGGCCACCGGAGTTGATACCattcttttatgttttcttttgtatcaaTGCGCTAGA TATCCTATTGGAAGCGTTACTTTcctacaaaattttttttactattggATCATTGTCACTCAAGTTAGCATGTATTGTTATTGGGGAAACGAAATTACCAGTGAAGCGGAAGAATTGGCTACAGCCGCAGGAAACGTTAATTGGCCCGGGACCTCACTTTCTGTACCGAGAGGTTTAGTTTTGGTTATTGCAAGAAGTCAAAAACCGTTGTTTATGACCATTGGAAAGTTTTTTCCTTTATCTTTAACCACATTAATGAGTGTaacgtga
- the LOC111415011 gene encoding odorant receptor Or2-like isoform X1 has translation MTSFIRKIIKAFKDPALPENYFRLEIYNLRAFGLEMLKEESWLYTIYSRITLLFLVYSFTAGESLEVYLNWGGLNALVDVVSYLFTHIGGAVKVTLLFYNRKKFGAMIRKFHAIPFAPNPTRGGNVEAEFIRKVIKITDIQFGVYMTFVSATLFIGGIRCSWSILFKTRNEWVVPFSPITILKHAGSPYFELGSLYQYVCVTLFAVIIVTVDVLLCCIMAQLSVQFKILRNAFEYIPLTIINNVINLNYFRNMRNRAKEMANIGPNPKNEEECMRIILGEYIHHHCAVFQLAAELEDLINVIVLGATGVDTILLCFLLYQCARYPIGSVTFLQNFFYYWIIVTQVSMYCYWGNEITSEAEELATAAGNVNWPGTSLSVPRGLVLVIARSQKPLFMTIGKFFPLSLTTLMSLLKGSFSYFTVMRQTNNMEQE, from the exons ATGACGTCGTTTATTCGAAAAATCATAAAAGCGTTTAAAGACCCAGCTCTTCCTGAAAATTATTTCAGGCttgaa atttataatttaagagCTTTCGGGCTGGAAATGTTAAAAGAGGAATCGTGGTTATACACAATTTACTCAAGAATAACCCTTTTATTTCTGGTTTATTCTTTCACGGCCGGGGAATCTTTGGAAGTTTATTTGAATTGGGGAGGATTAAATGCGCTGGTTGATGTTGTATCTTACCTGTTTACTCATATTGGGG gcGCGGTAAAAGTAACGCTTCTATTTTataatcgaaaaaaatttggtgCAATGATTAGAAAGTTTCACGCGATACCTTTCGCTCCAAACCCAACAAGAGGAGGCAACGTCGAAGCAGAATTCAtaagaaaagttattaaaataaccgATATACAATTCGGTGTTTATATGACGTTTGTTTCTGCAACCCTATTCATCGGAGGAATCAGATGTAGTTGGtcgatattatttaaaacccGTAATGAATGGGTGGTCCCATTCTCACCTATAACAATTCTTAAACACGCCGGTTCCCCGTATTTCGAACTCGGAAGTTTATATCAATACGTTTGCGTCACTTTATTTGCAGTTATTATCGTTACGGTGGACGTCTTGCTTTGTTGTATCATGGCACAATTAAGcgttcaatttaaaattcttagaaacGCTTTCGAGTATATCCCATTAACGATTATTAATAAcgttataaatttgaattattttaggaATATGAGGAATCGAGCTAAAGAAATGGCAAATATAGGTCCAAATCCAAAAAACGAAGAAGAATGTATGCGAATTATTTTAGGCGAATACATTCACCATCATTGCGCTGTATTTCAATTAGCCGCCGAATTAGAAGATCTTATTAATGTAATCGTTTTGGGGGCCACCGGAGTTGATACCattcttttatgttttcttttgtatcaaTGCGCTAGA TATCCTATTGGAAGCGTTACTTTcctacaaaattttttttactattggATCATTGTCACTCAAGTTAGCATGTATTGTTATTGGGGAAACGAAATTACCAGTGAAGCGGAAGAATTGGCTACAGCCGCAGGAAACGTTAATTGGCCCGGGACCTCACTTTCTGTACCGAGAGGTTTAGTTTTGGTTATTGCAAGAAGTCAAAAACCGTTGTTTATGACCATTGGAAAGTTTTTTCCTTTATCTTTAACCACATTAATGAGT ttactCAAAGGTTCTTTTTCCTATTTTACAGTGATGAGACAAACTAACAATATGGAACAAGAATAA
- the LOC111414988 gene encoding proteasome subunit beta type-7 yields the protein MASVLCPEIAPAGFSFDNCSRNAALEGKGFPVPKATKTGTTIAGIIFADGVILGADTRATEDTTVSDKNCAKIHYLAPNMYCCGAGTAADTEMTTNMISSQLELHRLFTNRVVPVCTANQMLKQFLFRYQGYIGAALVLGGVDPTGPHLFSIYPHGSTDKLPYTTMGSGSLAAMAVFESRWKPGLTEEEGKQLVRDAIAAGIFNDLGSGSNVDLCVIRKGSVDYLRTYDEANKKGVRQGNYRFPKGTSATLATKVIPLEVTETVHHIEPDSLMDTA from the exons atggcATCAGTTTTGTGTCCTGAAATAGCCCCCGCCGGGTTTTCTTTTGATAATTGCTCCAG aAATGCCGCTTTGGAAGGTAAGGGTTTCCCCGTCCCAAAAGCGACTAAAACGGGAACAACAATTGCTGGAATTATATTTGCCGATGGGGTTATATTAGGCGCTGATACTAGAGCAACAGAAGACACCACTGTCTCAGATAAAAATTGCGCCAAGATACATTATTTAGCCCCAAATATGTA ttgttgtGGTGCTGGAACAGCAGCTGATACGGAAATGACCACAAATATGATATCGTCTCAATTAGAACTGCATCGTCTTTTTACTAACCGCGTCGTCCCAGTTTGCACTGCAAATCaaatgttaaaacaatttctcTTTAGATATCAAGGCTATATTGGGGCAGCTTTAGTATTAGGAGGCGTAGACCCAACAGGCCCCCATTTATTCTCGATTTATCCTCACGGCTCAACAGATAAATTACCCTATACTACAATGGGTTCAGGTTCTCTTGCTGCAATGGCCGTTTTTGAGTCACGTTGGAAACCAGGGTTAACTGAAGAAGAGGGAAAGCAACTTGTTCGAGATGCCATTGCCgcaggaatttttaatgatttaggGTCAGGTTCTAATGTTGATTTGTGTGTTATTCGCAAAGGCTCTGTTGATTATTTGCGTACTTATGATGAAGCGAATAAAAAGGGGGTTCGTCAAGGGAATTATCGATTCCCGAAGGGAACTAGCGCTACTTTGGCTACCAAAGTTATTCCATTGGAAGTTACTGAAACTGTTCATCATATTGAACCTGATTCGCTTATGGATACTGCTTAA
- the LOC111415014 gene encoding protein spire, producing MTTKAKCKVDSDGSVCLEDILTSFNSSVREEHAWALCYQCAKFFLESGQHSAYHNITDVDQVYFQTDGNIHPNTRLGKTPDNNRRVCSEQELVTSLGVVIYNALDKGYDADEERSISQDLNTLINDMITDDHNLSHHETDDEGIERDSEEADESSTSRVSQHITLTQVIARCERHLASLTKSQAESHYRAVVRALVAEAIELSTFLEKVAQDTSNLVEGTGNRDLEQLKFADWARFWVQVIQELRKGVKLKKVNCSRAPIEYELTPYEILMNDIKSCRYSLRKIMVDGNVPSRVTKDAHAIILEFIRSRPTLRKVSERKLPPHTRTLTPREQLMNSIRKGRTLRKTHTVAKDGPVVGTVKEPEEKKTRKLIKVDFSKLDDDDDDISDTSDGYWQEEFNQVYENVVEAYDLALQGPAPKPPGKRHLNVYNDQFESYSVPQSRPGSRQSCTSSDAESVQLTPEIAQAVQDNNTKPWHEAISLDDRLSLTLEEIVHIRTVLTKAEVEALPIEGHVKSDVENSKVCFLCLKTRFGILGPWGQRCRLCKRTVCSKCISKMCIPMEHFASVPVVLLSPSIMATPEDEFQNGFKPKTSPSDGSNSANSSTQPSPSRPSSSLERFRRQNTAKVGAIDKTRGSLMAVCLDCKMMVLQIIKSAQANRSAIRNKHLQTLTLNISPVF from the exons ATGACAACAAAAGCAAAATGTAAAGTGGATTCGGATGGCAGCGTATGCTTAGAAGACATCCTCACCTCTTTTAATTCATCAGTACGCGAAGAACACGCCTGGGCCCTCTGCTATCAGTGCGCCAAGTTCTTCCTGGAATCAGGTCAGCATTCGGCCTACCATAATATCACAGACGTAGACCAGGTTTACTTCCAAACAGATGGTAACATACACCCAAACACACGCTTGGGAAAGACACCCGACAATAACAGACGCGTTTGTAGCGAGCAGGAACTAGTGACCAGTTTGGGTGTTGTGATTTACAATGCTTTGGACAAGGGTTACGATGCGGACGAAGAGCGATCCATTTCGCAGGATCTCAACACGCTCATAAATGATATGATAACGGATGACCACAATTTGAGCCATCACGAAACAGACGATGAAGGTATAGAACGAGACTCTGAAGAGGCAGACGAAAGTAGCACATCCAGAGTTTCACAGCATATCACATTAACGCAAGTAATCGCAAGGTGCGAGAGGCACTTAGCTAGTTTAACCAAATCTCAAGCTGAATCACATTATCGCGCTGTAGTTAGAGCACTTGTAGCTGAAGCAATTGAATTGTctacatttttggaaaaggtTGCTCAAGATACTAGTAATTTAGTTGAGGGAACTGGCAATCGAGATTtggaacaattaaaatttgccGATTGGGCTag attTTGGGTCCAAGTAATCCAAGAGCTTCGTAAAGgtgtaaaattaaagaaagtgAATTGTAGTCGAGCACCGATAGAATACGAACTCACTCCATATGAGATATTAATGAACGATATTAAATCATGTCGTTACAGTCTCAGGAAGATAATGGTCGATGGAAACGTGCCGTCACGCGTTACTAAAGACGCTCACGCTATTATACTCGAATTCATACGCTCAAGACCGACATTGCGCAAAGTCTCCGAAAGGAAATTACCACCGCACACAAGAACGCTTACCCCAAGGGAACAACTCATGAATTCAATACGTAAAGGACGCACGTTGCGTAAAACGCATACAGTTGCAAAAGACGGCCCCGTTGTTGGGACGGTTAAAGAACcggaagaaaagaaaacgcgaaaattaatcaaagttgatttttctaaattagaTGATGACGACGATGATATTTCGGATACGTCCGATGGTTATTGGCAAGAAGAATTTAATCAAGTTTATGAAAACGTGGTTGAAGCTTACGATTTAGCTTTACAGGGGCCGGCTCCTAAACCACCGGGAAAACGACATTTAAACGTTTATAACGATCAATTTGAAAGTTATTCAGTTCCGCAATCCAGACCAGGTTCAAGACAATCCTGTACGAGCTCTGACGCGGAATCTGTACAATTAACGCCGGAAATCGCTCAAGCAGTTCAAGATAACAACACAAAACCTTGGCACGAAGCGATCTCATTAGACGATCGATTATCGTTAACTTTAGAAGAAATCGTTCATATACGCACAGTTTTAACAAAAGCGGAAGTTGAAGCTCTTCCAATTGAAGGTCACGTAAAAAGTGATGTCGAAAATAGTAAGGTGTGTTTCTTATGTTTGAAGACGAGGTTTGGTATTTTGGGACCATGGGGGCAACGTTGTCGTTTATGTAAACGTACCGTTTGTAGTAaatgtatttcaaaaatgtgcaTTCCAATGGAACATTTCGCTAGCGTTCCCGTTGTACTGTTGAGTCCGAGTATAATGGCCACTCCGGAAGATGaatttcaaaacggttttaaaccaaaaacaTCTCCCAGCGATGGTAGTAATTCGGCTAATTCCAGTACACAACCTAGTCCGAGTAGACCAAGTTCGTCTTTGGAACGATTTCGTAGACAGAATACAGCTAAAGTTGGAGCAATAGATAAAACGCGGGGATCTTTGATGGCTGTTTGTTTAGATTGTAAGATGATGGTgctacaaataattaaatcggCGCAGGCGAACCGATCAGCTATACGAAATAAACATCTTCAGACTTTAACGTTGAATATATCCCCAgtgttctaa
- the LOC111415037 gene encoding protein O-mannosyltransferase 1, which produces MENVRNRKIAKNKNKKEKHDKLEELSEINQGLNETNQESNQNDEDLKGINRNIEKINDNLTKNEVMESFEESKRKLKIKSSCTLQFRIEIDFIAVILFLAALYTRFYKLEQPKYIVFDELHYGKYVSLYMKNTFFFDNHPPLGKQLIAGAAYMAGYDGKFKFDRIGSPYNEKVPLFAMRFIPAFFGSLLIPTAYYLMLETGLSKPTALLGGLLLLLDNAILTQSRFILMESMLIFFTLFGLLCVMRFKRLEMKRMGTGWLILGSAALTCGLCVKYVAFYSFCLFISIIFKDFWKKLADKKFSNVNLILNFLILTSILTIIPLIIYLTVFSVHLNLLYKAGPHDSIMTSAFQASLEGGLASITKGQPLLVAHGSQITLRHTHGRTCWLHSHAHVYPVRYPDKRGSSHQQQVTCYSFKDVNNWWIVKRPQKNDLVVEKPIDSIKHGDIIQLVHGITSRALNSHDVAAPMSPQCQEVSCYIDYNVSMPAQNLWRVEVINRDQNGDFWHTIQSLVRLIHVDSNQALKFSGRQLPEWGFHQHEVVADRIIYQDDTVWNVEEHRYTKSDDQKEREREMVSAEMIPTTATKLSFWDKFFELQYKMIFSGTESVQNHMYSSEPLEWPLMSRGIAYWISNTSNAQIHLLGNLLIWYSSTISLFLYSSLLIFYLLRRRRKCYDIPEKMYENFVLVGEVFFVGYLFHFIPYFFVERTLFLHNYLPAFIFKVLLMAGLIEHLFTLFLTKIKVKFITEMFLFLLFLWTFGIFYVFNKFLILSYGLTPLTMNDIINLRWKDTWDFIVHKH; this is translated from the exons atggAAAATGTACGAAATAGAAAGATAGCAAAAAAtaagaacaaaaaagaaaaacatgatAAATTAGAAGAGTTAAGTGAAATTAATCAAGGTCTGAACGAAACTAATCAAGAATCCAATCAAAATGACGAAGATCTTAAAGGTATTAATcgaaatattgagaaaataaatgaTAACCTAACAAAAAATGAGGTTATGGAAAGTTTTGAGGAATCTaaacgtaaattaaaaataaaaagttcttGTACGCTTCAATTTcgaattgaaattgatttcattgcggttattttatttctggCTGCGTTATATACGAGATTTTATAAATTGGAGCAACCCAAATATATTGT gtttgaTGAACTACATTATGGAAAATACGTTTCTTTGTATATGAAAAACACCTTTTTCTTTGATAACCACCCACCGTTAGGTAAACAATTAATAGCAGGGGCAGCCTATATGGCAGGTTATgatggtaaatttaaatttgatcgAATCGGAAGTCCGTATAATGAAAAAGTACCGTTATTTGCAATGAGGTTTATCCCAGCGTTTTTTGGTAGCTTATTAATACCGACTgcttattatttaatgttagAAACTGGGCTTAGTAAACCCACGGCTCTTTTAGgaggattattattattattggatAATGCAATTTTAACCCAAAgtcgatttattttaatggaatcaatgttaatattttttacctTATTTGGATTACTTTGTGTAATGAGATTTAAACGATTAGAAATGAAAAGGATGGGAACAGGGTGGTTAATTTTAGGTTCGGCCGCTTTAACATGTGGGTTATGCGTTAAATACGTAGCGTTTTAttcgttttgtttatttatttcgattatatttaaagatttttggaaaaaacttgctgataaaaagttttccaatgttaatttaattctaaattttttaattttaacctcaattttaactATAATcccattaataatttatttaaccgTTTTTTCCGTCCATTTAAACCTACTTTATAAAGCGGGACCTCATGATAGCATCATGACGAGTGCTTTTCAAGCTTCACTCGAAGGCGGTTTAGCTTCCATCACCAAAGGTCAACCACTTCTAGTCGCCCATGGCTCCCAAATTACTTTAAGACACACTCATGGTCGTACTTGTTGGTTACATTCTCACGCTCATGTTTACCCCGTTCGATATCCAGATAAAAGAGGCTCAAGTCATCAACAACAAGTCACTTGTTACTCGTTTAAAGACGTTAACAATTGGTGGATTGTAAAAAGGCcccaaaaaaatgatttggtAGTTGAAAAACCAATTGATTCAATCAAACATGGCGATATCATCCAATTAGTCCATGGAATTACAAGCCGGGCTTTAAATTCCCATGATGTAGCGGCCCCCATGTCACCTCAATGCCAAGAGGTGTCTTGTTATATTGATTATAACGTTTCAATGCCTGCACAAAATTTATGGAGGGTTGAGGTGATTAATCGAGATCAAAATGGCGATTTTTGGCACACAATTCAAAGCTTAGTTCGGTTAATTCACGTTGATAGTAATCAAGCGTTAAAATTCAGTGGGAGACAACTTCCTGAATGGGGTTTTCACCAACATGAAGTTGTAGCCGATAGAATTATTTATCAAGATGATACGGTTTGGAATGTTGAAGAACATCGATATACAAAAT CTGACGATCAAAAAGAGCGCGAAAGAGAAATGGTATCAGCAGAAATGATTCCAACAACAGCAACAAAGTTATCATTTTGGGATAAATTCTTTGAATTGCAATATAAAATGATATTCTCTGGTACAGAGAGTGTTCAAAATCATATGTATAGCTCGGAACCTTTAGAATGGCCCTTAATGTCGCGTGGAATTGCTTATTGGATCTCAAATACGAGTAAT gCTCAAATACACCTTCTtggtaatttattaatatggTACTCATCAACAatctcattatttttatactcatctttattaatattttatttattgagacgtagaagaaaatgttatgatATACCCGAAAAAATGTATGAAAACTTTGTTTTGGTAGGTGAAGTGTTTTTTGTAGGATATCTATTCCATTTTATTCCTTATTTTTTCGTTGAACGCACGTTATTTTTACACAATTATTTACCggcgtttatttttaaagttttattaatggCAGGATTAATCGAACACTtatttacactttttttaacaaaaattaaggttaaatttattacagaaatgtttttatttttgcttttctTATGGACGTTTggcattttttatgtattcaataagtttttaattttaagttatgGTTTAACTCCTTTAACAATGaatgatattattaatttaaggtGGAAAGATACTTGGGATTTTATCGTTCATAAACATTAA